From the Tripterygium wilfordii isolate XIE 37 chromosome 6, ASM1340144v1, whole genome shotgun sequence genome, one window contains:
- the LOC119999320 gene encoding traB domain-containing protein-like, translating into MIRSTRLVYPLSRVAPIRNNHREIPSPSGYALHFTLSSRKFPRVASVAFRTNLQNSDPRPPVMELNPQESVPPAGEDFVHIENPTSDPNDEALSESIVNVEEELRADNEVDSRSGEDGNSEQGRVLPEEFSRSVMVLTCDSTAESGKCDVYLVGTAHVFQESCREVEAVVSHLKPQVVFLELCSSRVAVLSPQNIKVPTMGEMVEMWKKKHNIFGILYSWFLAKVANKLEVFPGSEFRVAFEEAKKYGGKVILGDRPVQITLRRTWGRMPLWHKAKLLYSLLFQAFFLPSPEDLNKMLKEMYDVDMLTLVIQEMSKEFPTLMETLVHERDQYMSSRLLRVASEHSSVVAVVGRGHLNGIKKYWKQPVAVKDLLEIPSPTSTVSTLKILTSVGAVVAGVAIISGIYLNGRK; encoded by the exons ATGATTCGCTCAACTCGGTTAGTGTACCCTCTCTCCCGAGTCGCACCGATTCGTAACAACCACAGAGAAATTCCTTCTCCATCGGGTTATGCCCTTCATTTCACGCTCTCATCCAGAAAATTTCCTAGGGTTGCTTCCGTTGCTTTCAGAACGAATCTCCAAAATTCAGACCCGCGCCCGCCGGTAATGGAACTGAACCCGCAGGAATCTGTGCCGCCAGCTGGCGAGGATTTTGTGCATATTGAAAATCCCACTTCTGACCCTAACGATGAGGCGTTGAGCGAGAGCATTGTCAACGTTGAGGAGGAGCTGAGAGCTGACAACGAGGTCGATTCTCGGAGTGGTGAGGATGGGAATTCAGAGCAGGGAAGGGTACTTCCTGAAGAGTTTTCAAGAAGTGTGATGGTCCTCACTTGCGATTCGACGGCGGAGAGTGGCAAATGCGACGTGTACTTGGTTGGCACGGCTCATGTGTTTCAG GAATCATGTAGAGAAGTTGAAGCCGTAGTCAGTCACTTGAAACCACAG GTTGTCTTCTTGGAGTTATGCTCTAGTAGAGTTGCTGTGCTTAGCCCTCAAAATATAAAG GTACCGACTATGGGTGAAATGGTGGAAATGTGGAAGAAAAAGCATAATATATTTGGAATACTTTACAGCTGGTTTCTTGCTAAG GTTGCTAATAAGCTTGAGGTTTTTCCTGGCTCTGAGTTTCGCGTGGCATTTGAAGAAGCAAAGAAGTATGGTGGCAAGGTAATACTTGGTGATCGCCCTGTACAG ATTACACTGAGGAGGACCTGGGGAAGAATGCCGCTCTGGCATAAAGCAAAATTACTCTACTCCTTACTTTTTCAGGCATTCTTTTTACCAAGCCCCGAAGATCTTAACAAGATG CTAAAGGAAATGTACGATGTTGACATGCTAACTCTGGTGATTCAAGAGATGAGCAAGGAGTTCCCGACTTTAATGGAAACCCTTGTACATGAGCGAGATCA GTACATGTCATCCAGACTGCTGAGAGTGGCGAGTGAGCATAGTTCTGTTGTAGCAGTTGTTGGAAGGGGACACCTCAATGGAATTAAGAAGTACTGGAAGCAGCCTGTTGCG GTTAAGGATCTTCTTGAAATTCCTTCTCCGACGTCCACTGTTTCTACTTTAAAGATTCTTACATCCGTGGGTGCTGTAGTCGCTGGGGTTGCTATTATTTCCGGCATATATCTAAATGGCAGGAAATAG
- the LOC120000561 gene encoding MYB-like transcription factor ETC1, whose product MADLGSSSEDASVDSKSEESSEDSKLDFSEDEETLVIRMFNLVGERWSIIAGRIPGRTAEEIEKYWTSRYSTTQ is encoded by the exons ATGGCTGACTTGGGTAGCTCTTCTGAAGATGCCTCGGTGGATTCCAAATCAG AGGAATCCAGTGAAGACTCTAAACTTGACTTCTCAGAGGATGAGGAGACCCTTGTTATTAGAATGTTCAATTTAGTTGGTGAAAG GTGGTCTATCATTGCTGGGAGGATTCCTGGAAGAACAGCAGAAGAAATCGAAAAGTATTGGACTTCGAGATACTCTACAACCCAATAG
- the LOC120000891 gene encoding uncharacterized protein LOC120000891 → MRVVVEILTGNLFYIQLGNDATVADLKLEIGAQQNLPHDRLILIPDKNQCHGDYMINRDEDETSLVDCGIHDGSHIYVFFNPVDDGSNHHFLFTSPDYLVG, encoded by the coding sequence ATGAGGGTGGTGGTGGAGATATTGACTGGAAATCTCTTCTACATTCAATTGGGGAATGATGCCACGGTAGCCGATCTCAAGCTAGAAATTGGAGCCCAGCAAAACCTTCCACATGATCGTCTCATCCTGATTCCGGACAAAAATCAATGCCATGGCGATTACATGATCAATAGAGATGAAGATGAGACCTCTTTGGTTGATTGTGGAATTCATGATGGATCTCACATCTATGTATTCTTCAATCCAGTTGATGATGGATCTAATCATCATTTTCTGTTCACTTCGCCTGATTATCTTGTTGGGTAA
- the LOC120000889 gene encoding peroxidase 3-like has protein sequence MGGVRCLGFVLVLLGLLVFIGSTEAQLEVGFYSKSCPNAEMIVYDFVYEHIPQVPSLAAALLRLHFHDCFVRGCDASVLLNSTSSNAEKDAAPNLTLRGFDFIDRVKSLLEAECPGVVSCADIVTLVSRDAVVAIGGPYWSVPTGRRDGVISRDLEALANIPSPFSNLSSLTTSFANQGLDLKDLVLLSGGHTIGLAHCQFFSNRLYNFTGVGDQDPALDSKYAANLKARKCKTPNDNTTHVEMDPGSRNTFDLSYYSLLLKRRGLFESDAALTTDSTTLTYINQLLEGSLNFYAEFAEAMEKMGRVNVKTGFDGEIRKRCGLVNS, from the exons ATGGGAGGGGTTCGTTGTCTTGGTTTTGTATTGGTCTTACTAGGGTTATTGGTATTTATTGGGTCAACTGAGGCTCAGCTGGAGGTGGGTTTCTATTCTAAAAGCTGCCCAAACGCAGAGATGATTGTTTATGACTTCGTTTACGAGCACATCCCTCAAGTTCCATCTTTGGCTGCAGCTCTTTTAAGATTGCACTTCCATGACTGTTTTGTTAGG GGTTGTGATGCATCTGTGCTATTGAACTCAACAAGCAGTAATGCTGAAAAGGATGCTGCACCAAATCTTACACTCAGAGGGTTTGATTTTATTGACAGAGTGAAGAGCCTACTTGAAGCTGAATGCCCTGGAGTTGTCTCCTGTGCTGATATTGTCACTCTTGTTTCAAGAGATGCCGTAGTAGCCATT GGAGGTCCATACTGGAGCGTTCCGACCGGCCGAAGAGACGGggtaatatcaagggatttggAGGCATTGGCCAACATCCCCTCTCCCTTTAGCAATCTATCCAGTCTCACAACTTCTTTCGCTAACCAAGGCCTGGACTTGAAGGATCTGGTATTGCTATCTG GTGGTCACACAATTGGGTTGGCTCACTGCCAATTCTTCTCAAATCGCTTGTACAACTTTACTGGAGTTGGTGATCAAGACCCAGCTCTAGATAGCAAATATGCTGCCAATCTCAAGGCCAGGAAATGCAAAACCCCTAATGACAATACAACCCATGTTGAGATGGACCCTGGAAGCCGCAACACATTCGATCTTAGCTACTATTCACTCCTGCTTAAGAGACGAGGTCTCTTTGAATCTGATGCTGCTTTGACTACTGACTCCACTACATTGACTTATATCAACCAACTCCTCGAAGGTTCGTTGAATTTCTACGCTGAATTTGCCGAGGCAATGGAAAAAATGGGTCGTGTCAATGTTAAGACTGGCTTCGATGGTGAGATCAGAAAACGGTGTGGCTTGGTGAACAGCTAA
- the LOC119999819 gene encoding traB domain-containing protein-like isoform X2: MIRLIRLFRTLNSFVSRRFLTFSTVVPLRRVYNTPTFAPCIRLSYPQFGNAASLATKVGRDSLELTTPAGEQYVVVGYQGGGENVNSEQKGVLPEELARRVRVLTCDSTAEGAEGGKCEVYLIGTNHVYEVVFLELCSDRVSGLTRQKLEVPSMIKMVKILWKEKCAWFSILLSRFYVESGKKLGVYPGSEFRIAFEEARKYGGKVILGDRPFQITLRRAFTRMKLRHKAILHLVLLLGGFFLRIFSREDLMKEIAEMHDEYDHADEITLPHFMELFSKALIDERDQYMAFTLWRVARKHRSVVAVVGMGHLQGIKSHWKKHVEMNDLLEIPSPCYVCAIIPVIRVLARVAIIYGIYRLYKRRKNPSSLQENDFVDDVPL, from the exons ATGATTCGCTTAATTCGCCTTTTCCGTACTCTAAACTCTTTCGTTTCTCGCCGATTCTTAACCTTCTCCACCGTAGTCCCTCTCCGTCGGGTTTATAACACCCCCACTTTCGCGCCTTGTATCCGATTATCATATCCACAGTTTGGTAATGCTGCCTCTCTCGCGACAAAAGTGGGCAGGGACTCGCTGGAATTGACGACGCCCGCAGGTGAACAATATGTGGTCGTTGGTTATCAGGGTGGTGGTGAGAATGTAAATTCGGAGCAGAAGGGAGTGCTTCCCGAGGAGCTTGCTAGAAGGGTAAGGGTCCTCACATGTGATTCAACAGCTGAGGGAGCTGAGGGTGGCAAGTGCGAAGTGTACTTGATCGGCACAAATCATGTGTATGAG GTTGTCTTCTTGGAGTTGTGCTCTGATAGAGTGTCCGGACTTACCAGACAAAAGTTGGAG GTACCGTCTATGATCAAAATGGTGAAAATTTTGTGGAAGGAAAAATGTGCATGGTTTAGTATACTTCTCAGCAGGTTTTATGTCGAG TCTGGTAAGAAGCTCGGGGTTTATCCTGGTTCAGAGTTCCGTATAGCATTTGAAGAAGCAAGGAAGTATGGTGGCAAAGTGATACTTGGCGATCGCCCTTTTCAG ATTACATTACGTAGGGCTTTCACGAGAATGAAGCTCAGGCATAAAGCAATTTTACATCTCGTCCTTCTTCTTGGAGGATTCTTTTTACGGATTTTCAGTCGTGAGGATCTTATGAAAGAG ATAGCGGAAATGCATGATGAATATGATCATGCTGATGAGATCACGCTCCCCCATTTTATGGAATTGTTTAGTAAAGCCCTTATAGATGAGCGAGATCA GTACATGGCATTCACACTGTGGAGAGTGGCAAGAAAGCATAGATCAGTTGTTGCCGTTGTTGGAATGGGGCATCTCCAAGGAATTAAGTCGCACTGGAAGAAGCATGTTGAG ATGAATGATCTTCTTGAGATTCCTTCTCCCTGTTATGTGTGTGCCATTATTCCTGTTATAAGGGTTCTTGCTCGAGTGGCCATTATATATGGCATCTATCGCCTTTATAAACGCAGGAAAAACCCAAGTAGTCTCCAAGAGAATGATTTTGTTGACGACGTACCACTGTAA
- the LOC120000890 gene encoding uncharacterized protein LOC120000890 has product MRVIIVAWAREFAMEVGLQETVVEIKRKIEQFLGIPVASQTLSVSGWELVDGLDMEDYPIVYEGTKIDLTIKSILPPFNHSDKIYITVKFSARQINVEVDRTETVRSLKEKIHIMDGTPIKRMSLFFSGVELDEDFRNLSEYGIRESCEIIVFLKTMHHLRDDPPPRRLCVIVQTSSCLLNAASIPLELKDSSTVNDLRQLLLSRKILPLDDYLFIHKQRIMRDGCSLRLHGVENGDVLYVFQGTVSRTGY; this is encoded by the coding sequence ATGAGGGTGATCATTGTTGCTTGGGCTCGTGAGTTTGCCATGGAAGTTGGTCTCCAAGAAACTGTTGTGGAGATCAAAAGGAAAATAGAACAATTTCTGGGTATACCAGTTGCTTCACAAACTCTCTCTGTATCTGGTTGGGAGCTAGTTGATGGATTAGACATGGAAGATTACCCAATTGTCTATGAAGGCACCAAAATCGACTTGACCATTAAATCCATACTCCCTCCATTCAACCATTCTGATAAAATCTACATTACAGTGAAGTTCTCAGCTAGACAGATTAATGTAGAAGTGGATAGAACAGAAACAGTTCGTAGCCTAAAAGAGAAAATTCACATAATGGATGGCACACCAATCAAAAGAATGTCACTTTTCTTTTCTGGGGTAGAGTTGGATGAGGATTTTCGCAATCTAAGCGAATATGGAATCCGCGAATCATGTGAAATTATTGTGTTTCTGAAAACTATGCACCACCTGAGGGACGATCCTCCGCCAAGAAGGCTGTGTGTAATTGTGCAAACTTCTTCTTGCTTGCTTAACGCGGCGAGTATTCCATTGGAATTGAAGGACAGCAGTACTGTTAATGACTTGAGGCAGCTGCTTTTGAGCAGAAAAATTCTTCCACTTGATGATTATTTGTTCATACACAAGCAGAGGATTATGCGGGACGGTTGTAGCCTCCGATTGCATGGTGTGGAAAATGGGGATGTGCTTTATGTTTTTCAGGGGACTGTGAGTCGCACTGGGTATTGA
- the LOC119999819 gene encoding traB domain-containing protein-like isoform X1, with protein MIRLIRLFRTLNSFVSRRFLTFSTVVPLRRVYNTPTFAPCIRLSYPQFGNAASLATKVGRDSLELTTPAGEQYVVVGYQGGGENVNSEQKGVLPEELARRVRVLTCDSTAEGAEGGKCEVYLIGTNHVYEKSFSEVQTVISHLKPQVVFLELCSDRVSGLTRQKLEVPSMIKMVKILWKEKCAWFSILLSRFYVESGKKLGVYPGSEFRIAFEEARKYGGKVILGDRPFQITLRRAFTRMKLRHKAILHLVLLLGGFFLRIFSREDLMKEIAEMHDEYDHADEITLPHFMELFSKALIDERDQYMAFTLWRVARKHRSVVAVVGMGHLQGIKSHWKKHVEMNDLLEIPSPCYVCAIIPVIRVLARVAIIYGIYRLYKRRKNPSSLQENDFVDDVPL; from the exons ATGATTCGCTTAATTCGCCTTTTCCGTACTCTAAACTCTTTCGTTTCTCGCCGATTCTTAACCTTCTCCACCGTAGTCCCTCTCCGTCGGGTTTATAACACCCCCACTTTCGCGCCTTGTATCCGATTATCATATCCACAGTTTGGTAATGCTGCCTCTCTCGCGACAAAAGTGGGCAGGGACTCGCTGGAATTGACGACGCCCGCAGGTGAACAATATGTGGTCGTTGGTTATCAGGGTGGTGGTGAGAATGTAAATTCGGAGCAGAAGGGAGTGCTTCCCGAGGAGCTTGCTAGAAGGGTAAGGGTCCTCACATGTGATTCAACAGCTGAGGGAGCTGAGGGTGGCAAGTGCGAAGTGTACTTGATCGGCACAAATCATGTGTATGAG AAATCATTTAGTGAAGTTCAAACAGTAATCAGCCACTTGAAACCGCAG GTTGTCTTCTTGGAGTTGTGCTCTGATAGAGTGTCCGGACTTACCAGACAAAAGTTGGAG GTACCGTCTATGATCAAAATGGTGAAAATTTTGTGGAAGGAAAAATGTGCATGGTTTAGTATACTTCTCAGCAGGTTTTATGTCGAG TCTGGTAAGAAGCTCGGGGTTTATCCTGGTTCAGAGTTCCGTATAGCATTTGAAGAAGCAAGGAAGTATGGTGGCAAAGTGATACTTGGCGATCGCCCTTTTCAG ATTACATTACGTAGGGCTTTCACGAGAATGAAGCTCAGGCATAAAGCAATTTTACATCTCGTCCTTCTTCTTGGAGGATTCTTTTTACGGATTTTCAGTCGTGAGGATCTTATGAAAGAG ATAGCGGAAATGCATGATGAATATGATCATGCTGATGAGATCACGCTCCCCCATTTTATGGAATTGTTTAGTAAAGCCCTTATAGATGAGCGAGATCA GTACATGGCATTCACACTGTGGAGAGTGGCAAGAAAGCATAGATCAGTTGTTGCCGTTGTTGGAATGGGGCATCTCCAAGGAATTAAGTCGCACTGGAAGAAGCATGTTGAG ATGAATGATCTTCTTGAGATTCCTTCTCCCTGTTATGTGTGTGCCATTATTCCTGTTATAAGGGTTCTTGCTCGAGTGGCCATTATATATGGCATCTATCGCCTTTATAAACGCAGGAAAAACCCAAGTAGTCTCCAAGAGAATGATTTTGTTGACGACGTACCACTGTAA
- the LOC119999365 gene encoding uncharacterized protein LOC119999365: protein MSKSKSIINLEHLEFRIVVSCPDFLMPLKVKLSERVLDVKKRLGALLGISDTKDITLRHHTRFMEDNQSVRECGLFKGTKIVMTRTVNPAECLDLNITVSCPAFRMPLKVNQSERVLDLKKRIGDIWGITNTNHITLRHLTLVMEDYQSLQECYIYEGTEIVMTRTGYKD from the coding sequence ATGTCAAAGAGCAAATCTATCATTAATTTGGAACATCTGGAGTTTAGAATAGTTGTATCCTGCCCGGATTTCCTGATGCCGCTGAAGGTGAAGTTATCAGAGAGAGTACTGGACGTGAAGAAGAGACTTGGGGCTTTATTGGGGATTTCTGATACTAAGGATATCACTCTCCGGCACCATACTCGATTCATGGAGGACAATCAGTCTGTGCGGGAGTGTGGTCTTTTTAAGGGTACAAAAATAGTGATGACCAGGACTGTCAACCCAGCGGAATGTTTGGATCTTAATATAACTGTATCCTGCCCGGCTTTCAGGATGCCGTTGAAGGTGAACCAATCGGAGAGAGTACTGGACTTGAAGAAGAGAATTGGGGATATATGGGGGATTACAAATACTAATCATATCACTCTCCGGCACCTTACTCTAGTGATGGAGGACTATCAATCTTTGCAGGAATGTTATATTTATGAGGGTACCGAAATAGTGATGACCAGGACTGGCTACAAAGACTGA
- the LOC119999841 gene encoding anaphase-promoting complex subunit 11 gives MWHAVASWTWDAQDETCGICRMAFDGCCPDCKLPGDDCPLIWGACNHAFHLHCILKWVNSQTTQAHCPMCRREWQFKE, from the exons AT GTGGCACGCTGTTGCTTCATGGACTTGGGATGCTCAAGATGAAACATGTGGGATTTGTAGGATGGCTTTTGATGGTTGTTGTCCTGATTGTAAACTCCCTGGGGACGATTGCCCTTTAA TTTGGGGTGCATGTAACCATGCATTCCATCTCCATTGCATCTTGAAATGGGTGAACTCACAGACAACTCAAGCTCATTGTCCTATGTGTCGTAGGGAATGGCAGTTCAAAGAATAA
- the LOC120000085 gene encoding uncharacterized protein LOC120000085 has translation MDSVTCLVEGEKVVRFIIEVPKSATVLQLKEKINECTSVPVARQTLLFKNSELQDAMTLIESNMEFVAGIVLQIEPNMEDMDVNITVTSPAFKSAFNVNQMDTVLSLKKKIRERWGFPIEQITLWRLDYEMRDEMPLLAYYIYDGSDLRKIMPVNALMNSKIS, from the exons ATGGACAGCGTGACATGCCTGGTGGAAGGAGAGAAAGTGGTGAGGTTCATAATAGAGGTGCCGAAATCTGCCACAGTTCTTCAACTGAAAGAGAAGATCAACGAGTGCACTTCTGTTCCGGTGGCTCGACAAACGCTACTATTCAAAAACTCTGAGTTACAAGACGCTATGACCTTGATAGAGAGCAATATGGAATTTGTGGCGGGGATTGTTCTTCAAATTGAGCCAAATATGGAAGATATGGACGTGAACATAACGGTAACATCTCCAGCTTTCAAGTCAGCCTTTAATGTCAACCAAATGGACACTGTACTctctttgaagaagaagattagAGAAAGGTGGGGCTTTCCGATTGAACAAATCACTCTCTGGCGCTTAGACTATGAGATGCGCGATGAAATGCCTCTTCTTGCCTACTATATTTACGATGGTTCAGAC TTGCGA AAAATCATGCCAGTTAATGCACTTATGAACAGCAAGATTTCCTAG
- the LOC120000908 gene encoding zinc finger CCCH domain-containing protein 13-like, which translates to MVEQKLYKTKLCALYQRGRCNRQSCSFAHGDAELRRYSGSYRGRHGYQGGDLRDRLDRRISPKGRYSQGRDARGRQTFHGHSPSSSLERKSDKRSSKKQHLDGHSDFSGSLKNSDGANKSVKKGKNISSEYKGVLKEQLNKRETEIQMLDQKRFQLGILMEEKVQEAENLTSRIFELDTQLSKEKEECKRITSQMKKFVKAHNRYSQVQAELRRSQLRLQKFGDQLGSDITRDGSNEEGSNVNIVSDEEPNDYRLRSPQKVMRHNSSPNRKRLRVNQGTAEEFRQGTLAKNGRYVDETIRSEKFLLSNLRPAQLDVDNVVELVNNESGGDRDGKPKRGKNVPIGTPFTDKVKGLGSGNLLPATSMAAHVADEVAEFEDERIEIVESASMEVEKAFMKNGVFENISRGIDRGVTHGDQCLPFLLPPPPPFPRNSHSRYKAEDENVDVEVVEEEVEIV; encoded by the exons ATGGTGGAACAGAAACTGTACAAAACGAAGTTATGCGCGCTATATCAGAGAGGTCGCTGCAATCGCCAGAGTTGCTCGTTTGCACATGGTGATGCGGAGCTTCGCAGATATTCAGGCTCCTATCGTG GTAGGCACGGTTATCAAGGTGGTGATTTGAGAGATAGACTTGACAGAAGGATTTCTCCCAAGGGGAGGTATTCTCAAGGAAGAGATGCAAGAGGGCGACAGACATTTCATG GACATAGCCCTTCCAGCTCCCTTGAAAGAAAGAG TGACAAGAGAAGCAGTAAGAAACAgcatttggatgggcatagtgATTTTTCTGGAAGTTTGAAAAACTCAGATGGGGCTAACAAAAgtgttaaaaaaggaaaaaatatatcATCTGAGTACAAAGGTGTTCTTAAGGAGCAG TTAAACAAAAGGGAAACAGAgattcaaatgcttgatcagaAAAGATTTCAATTGGGG ATCTTAATGGAAGAGAAAGTTCAAGAAGCAGAAAATCTTACTTCGAGAATTTTTGAGCTTGATACCCAGTTATCCAAAGAGAAAGAGGAATGCAAAAG GATTACTTCACAAATGAAGAAGTTTGTCAAAGCACATAATCGTTATTCGCAAGTTCAAGCTGAACTAAGGAG ATCCCAATTGCGGCTCCAGAAGTTTGGAGATCAGCTAGGTTCAGATATCACTAGAGATGGTAGCAATGAAGAAGGTTCGAACGTCAATATTGTAAGTGACGAGGAGCCTAATGATTATCGTTTAAGAAGCCCACAGAAGGTGATGCGACACAATTCTTCACCGAACAGGAAAAGACTGCGCGTCAATCAAGGCACCGCCGAAGAATTCAGACAAG GTACTCTAGCCAAAAATGGCAGATATGTTGATGAAACTATCAGATCAGAGAAATTTTTGTTGTCGAACCTACGGCCAGCTCAGTTAGATGTTGACAATGTAGTTGAGTTGGTAAACAATGAAAGTGGTGGTGATCGAGATGGCAAGCCAAAGAGAGGAAAGAATGTTCCTATTGGTACGCCTTTCACAGATAAG GTGAAGGGTCTTGGATCAGGGAATTTGTTACCAGCAACCAGCATGGCTGCTCATGTGGCTGATGAAGTAGCTGAATTTGAAGATGAGAGGATTGAGATAGTTGAATCTGCCTCTATGGAAGTGGAGAAAGCATTCATGAAGAATggtgtttttgaaaatataTCGAGAGGAATTGATAGAGGAGTAACACATGGAGACCAATGCTTACCGTTTTTACTTCCTCCTCCGCCTCCATTCCCTCGAAATAGTCATTCACGG TATAAGGCTGAAGATGAGAATGTAGATGTGGAGGTTGTGGAAGAAGAGGTGGAAATCGTTTGA